The genome window GACTAAAATGGCTCTCATTATGTTATATGTCCAAGATTATTATTCTCATAATCGGATTAACGATATAGCCACAATCCCTTATTTTGATTAGAAGTTTCTTCTCATTGAGCGACTCCAAAGAATATCTCTTCTAAGTTTCGGGCTCGATATTTATCTTTTAGTTCCGAAACTTTGCCGGTTTCAATAATTTTACCTTGTTTAAGCAAAGCAACCCGGTCAGATAAAAATTCTACTTCAAGCATATTATGTGAAGATAACAAGACCGTGCCACCTGCTTTGACAAACTGCTTAATAATTTGCCTGATTTCTAAGGAATTTAATACATCTAAACCAACAGTGGGTTCATCTAAAATTGCTAATTGGGGGTTCGTCATTAATGCCCGGGCTAAAAGTAATTTTCGGGCCATGCCTTTACTGTAAGTTTTGACTTTATCTTTTATCCTCTCGCCCAGATTAGCGAAACTTATTGCACGGTCCAAAAAGTTAATTCTTTCTTTTGAATTTGCCGAGTATAAGTCAGCAACGAATTTTAGATAATCGAACCCGGTTAAATTTTTATAGGCGCCGGCTTCTTCAGGTAAATAACTGATTAACTTTCTAACTTCGGAATCTTGTTTTACGACATCAAAGTCAAAAATTTTTGCTGAGCCCTGGTCGGGTTTTAATAGGGTTGACAAGATTCTTAAGGTTGTTGTTTTTCCTGAACCGTTTGGTCCAATCAGACCAAAAATTTCACCTTGATTGATTTCAAATGAAATACTATCCAAAGCGATAAGTGAATCATAACTTTTAGTCAGGCTATTTACAATACAGGCTTTGCTCATCTTGTTTACTTTATTTAGTTTTGGATTTAGTATAGAGATAATGTATGCTTTGTCAATCATTTTATGCAATAGGTAATGTATAATACTTTTATAAATTTAGAATTGATAGGTTAGAGCAAAAGTACTTGATTAAAACTTAGCTACAAAACATCAAATTTATAAGTGTAAAAATTTAGAGATAACGGCACAACTAAATTTGTAAAAGTTTTATTTGATAAAATTGTTTTATGGACATAAGATTTTATCAGTGGA of candidate division WOR-3 bacterium contains these proteins:
- a CDS encoding ABC transporter ATP-binding protein, whose amino-acid sequence is MSKACIVNSLTKSYDSLIALDSISFEINQGEIFGLIGPNGSGKTTTLRILSTLLKPDQGSAKIFDFDVVKQDSEVRKLISYLPEEAGAYKNLTGFDYLKFVADLYSANSKERINFLDRAISFANLGERIKDKVKTYSKGMARKLLLARALMTNPQLAILDEPTVGLDVLNSLEIRQIIKQFVKAGGTVLLSSHNMLEVEFLSDRVALLKQGKIIETGKVSELKDKYRARNLEEIFFGVAQ